Below is a genomic region from Myxococcus fulvus.
GGCGCGCGGCGGGGCGCAGGAGCTGTACGGGCTGAAGCCGGACCTGACGACGATGGCGAAGGTGATTGGCGGCGGCATGCCGCTGGGCGCCTACGGTGGCCGCGCGGACATCATGCGCAAGGTGGCGCCGGCGGGGCCGGTGTACCAGTCCGGCACGTTGTCGGGGAACCCGGTGGCGGTGGCGGCGGGGCTCGCGTGCCTCAAGGCGCTGGCGGCGCCCGGGACGTACGCGCGGCTGGAGCAGGTGAGCCGGATGTTGGAGGAGGGCTTCATCGCGGAGGCGAAGGAGGCGGGGGTGCCCGTCACCGTCAACCGTGTGGGCAGCATGCTGACGGTGTTCTTCACCGAGCAGCCGGTGTTCGACTACACGAGCGCGAAGACGTCCGACACGGGGCGCTTCGGTCGCTTCTTCCACGCCATGTTGGATGCGGGCGTGTACCTGCCGCCGAGCCAGTTCGAAGCGGCCTTCGTCTCGTTGGCGATGGGCGAGGCGGAGGTGGCGCACGTGCTGGGAGCGGCGAGAAAGGCCTTCCGCTCGCTTGGCCAGACCGGTTGAGCCTCCGCCCCTGGAGGGGCCCGTTCGTTTCGGTCCCTACACCCTGGTGCGCCGCATCGGCGCCGGGGGGATGGGGGAGGTCTTCCTCGCGCGCGAGGAGGGCCCTCGGCGCGCCTGTGTGGTGAAGAAGGTCCTGCCGCAGTTGATGGAGAGCCCCCAGTTCGTGGGGCGCTTCCGCGACGAGGCCCGGGTGGTGGTGCGGCTGACGCACCCGAACATCGCCCGGGTGTATGCGATGGGCGAGGTGGAGGGGCAGCTCTACCTGTCGATGGAGTACGTGCGCGGCAAGACGCTCAGCCGCCTGTCGTATCGGCTGCGGCAGCTCGCGCGGATGATGCCCTTGGGCATCGTGCTGCATCTGGGCGAGCGGCTGTGTGAGGGATTGGCGTACGCGCACGACGCGACGGACGAGGACGGGCACCCGTTGCATCTGGTGCACCGGGACTTGTCTCCGGCGAACGTGTGCATCAGCTACGCGGGCGAGGTGAAGATCATCGACTTCGGCGCGGCGCAGTCCACGCTGAAGGAGCAGCAGACGGCGCCCCGGGTGGTGATTGGGAATCTGACGTACATGTCGCCGGAGCAGGCGCGAAAGCGCTTCGTGGACCGGCGCGCGGACGTGTACGCGGTGGGGGTGTTGTTGTGGGAGCTGTTCGCGTGGAAGCCGTTGTCCCAGCGGGGAGACCCGGTGGAGCGGTGGCGGCGCGCGGCGTATCCGCAGTGGGAGCCGGCGGGGAAGCATCGGGAGGGGCTGCCGTCGAGCATCGAGGCGTTCCTGGCGAAGGCGCTGACGTCGGAGCCGGCGAACCGCTTCCCGGACGCGGCGGCGATGGGCGCGGAGCTGGCGCGCTTGAAGGCGAAGCTGGCGCCCGGGGTGGGAGACGCGGAGCTCGGGAAGTTGTTGGCGCTGGTGTTCCCGAGGGAGAAGAAGGCGGAGGAGACGCTGCTCGAGGAGTTGCTGCGCGAGGAGGCGAAGCGCACGAACACCGAGCCGCAGCTGGTGGCCACGCTGGCGCCGCCGACGGCGCTCGCGTTCGAGCACAACGCCATCTACACGCCGGATGACTTCGTCCCGTCCGAGCGCGTCCAGGTGGGCCCCGCGCCGACGGCCGAGGACGACGAGACGATTCGTGAGCGGGGTGGGACGGCGAGGGGCGGCGGGGCGATTCGTGAGCGGGGTGGACGGACGGGTATCGGCGATGACGAGCCGACGCACGCGATGAGCAGGCCTGGGCGCGGAGACGAAGTCCCGACGCTTCGGAGCGGGCGCACAGGCACGAGTCATGTCGGTGGCCCATCGGGCCTGGGGGATGACGAGCCGACGCACGCGATGAGCAGGCCCGGGCGCGCGGATGAAGTGCCACCGCTTCGAGGCGGACGCACGGGCGCGAGTGATATCGGGCCGTCGCGTGTCGGCGGTTCATCCGGCCTCGGCGATGGCGAGCGGACGCACGCGGGTGGCAGGCCAGGGCTCCGTGGTGACCTCTCCACGCTGCGCGAAGGAGGGGCGGGGCCTGGCGACGATGAAGCGACGCACGCGAGTGGCAGGCCCGGACGCGGAGATGAAGTCCCCGCGCTTCGTGGTGGCGGCGCGGGCGCTGGTGACGATGAGCCAACACGGACGAGCGGCGGGCCTGGACGCGGAGATGAAGTCCCCACCCTTCGTGGTGGCGGTGCGGGCGCTGGCGACACTGAGCCAACACGCGCGAGTGGCAAGCCTGGGCGTGGAGATGAAGCTTCGGCGCTTCGTGGTGGCGGTGGCGACGATGAGCCAACACGCGCGAATGGGAGGCCCGGGCTCGGAGACGACATCCCCACGCTTCGCGGAGGGAGCGCGACCCCGAGCGATGTCGAGTTGATACAGGCGCGCGGGACCCCGCGGCTCGGGGACGAAGCCCCGACGCTTCGGCAGGGCGGTACGGGGCCGGGCGATGACGAACCGACGCATGCCGTCGGCAGACCGGGGCGCGGAGTCGTCGAGCCGACTCCCTCGCACAGGGCTCGAGGCCCTGGCGACGACGAACCGACGCGCACTGAAACAGATGGACGCCGCTTGGGGCACGCGGGCCCGGACACCGAACCCATGCGCGGCATGGGACGGAGTGAGGTCACCCGTGGTCCCGGGGACGACGAGCCGACCCTCGCGATGCGAGGCCCAGCGACCACCCCTCCCAGCCGACCGGAATCGGGGCACGGAGAGGGATGGCGACTCGCCGACGAGGACGAACCCACCGCTGTCGCCGTGCCTCCGCGTGTGGTGGCGGCCGACCCCTCCATCACCCTCCCGCTCGATATCGAGGCCATCGAGTCACGGACCGCGCAATATGGCGTCGACACCGGAGCGCCGCGAGCCGCGTCTAAACCCAACATCGAAGCCACCGAGGCGCTCGATGCCGCGAAGGTCCTGGTGGCCATCGAGAAGCAGGCTCACGCCGCGCGGGCCAGCGCCCCAAGGCCCGAGGACACCGTGACGCCCGCCATGCCGAGCACGCACCCCAGGCGTGCCCCACGGGAGACGCAGGTGGGCTTCGGCATCGACATCTCGCAGACGGTGTCCACCCAGGCCATCGAGGCCCGCAGGCTGGAGCTGGTCCGAGCCATCACCGGAGAAGACGAGGCGCCCGTCGTCGAACCCGAGCGCCCATCCGGACGCTGGCTCCAGGCGCCTCGACTCGGGCTCGCCCTGGCGCTGTTCGTGGGCGCGGCCCTGGTGGGCCTGTTCGTGGTCTGGCTGACGGTGTGGCGGTGACGCCGCGCTGTTCATCGAGAGTCTCGGACCCATGCGAATCGAACACGTCGAGAAGCTCACCGCGGCGGAGTTGAGCGGCTCGGATTTCTCGTTCGACGTAGAAGAAGAAGCCGTGGCTCCGTTCGACGGGCCCACCTTGAGCAGGACCGTCCCGGTCACGCGCTACACGAAGCGATACGAGCTGGAGGCCGACCTCGTCGAGACCACGGACCCGGCGCAGTCCTTGATTGTCGTGGCCCGGAGTGACGGCCAGGTCGCGGGCTACATCCTGGTCTCCCGCGCCTGGAATCACTGCGCCCAGGTCGATGACTTCGCGGTCGCGCGCTCCCATCGCCGTCAGGGGCTGGCTCGCGCCCTGATGGATGAGGCGGTCCGCTGGACGCGTGAGCGCGGTCTCCAGACGATTCGGCTCGAGACCCAGTCCAACAATGTCCCGGCGTGCCGCTTCTACGAGCGGTACGGTTTCAGGCTGGGCGGGTTCGACCGCTACCTCTACTCCGCGATTCCCTCCCAGCCACGACCGGAGGTCGCCTTGTTCTGGTACCTCCGCGTCAGTCCGTCACCGCCATCCGGTAGCTGAAGCCCAGGCTCACCGTGGCCGTGGAAATCCAGTTGCTGGTGAACCCGTCTCCGAACTCGTCGTCATTGTCATCCGACACGCCGCGCGCGCCGCCGCCCAGGTAGCGCAGGTTGAGGAAGGCCTCAAGCTGCGGCGTCACCCGAATCCCCCCGCGCACCGACGCATCCAGCAGCGCGCCCGTGGTGTCCGAGTCGTCATCCCCGTTGATGAGGGCCGTGGGCGCATAGCTCCCATCCGCTTCCAATCCCAGCCACCACCGCTCGCTCAGCGCCCACTTCCCGCGCACCTTGAGCAGCGGCACCGGACCCACGTCGCGAGTCGCCCGTCGCAGCGTCCCATCCGCCGACGTGAAGACGAAGTTCGCGTTGCGCAGCTGCAGCGAGAGGCCCACGGCCAGCTCGTCTTCGGAGACCCCGAGCAGGTCGAACAGGTAGCTGGCCCGATAGAACGGGAAGCTGTAGCGCACGTTCAGCGGAGTCCCCTCGGGGAAGGTGAGCGCGTCGATGCGCACGTCGCGGCGCAGCACCACGTCCGTGTCGAACAGCAGCGGCTGCACCAG
It encodes:
- a CDS encoding serine/threonine-protein kinase, giving the protein MARPVEPPPLEGPVRFGPYTLVRRIGAGGMGEVFLAREEGPRRACVVKKVLPQLMESPQFVGRFRDEARVVVRLTHPNIARVYAMGEVEGQLYLSMEYVRGKTLSRLSYRLRQLARMMPLGIVLHLGERLCEGLAYAHDATDEDGHPLHLVHRDLSPANVCISYAGEVKIIDFGAAQSTLKEQQTAPRVVIGNLTYMSPEQARKRFVDRRADVYAVGVLLWELFAWKPLSQRGDPVERWRRAAYPQWEPAGKHREGLPSSIEAFLAKALTSEPANRFPDAAAMGAELARLKAKLAPGVGDAELGKLLALVFPREKKAEETLLEELLREEAKRTNTEPQLVATLAPPTALAFEHNAIYTPDDFVPSERVQVGPAPTAEDDETIRERGGTARGGGAIRERGGRTGIGDDEPTHAMSRPGRGDEVPTLRSGRTGTSHVGGPSGLGDDEPTHAMSRPGRADEVPPLRGGRTGASDIGPSRVGGSSGLGDGERTHAGGRPGLRGDLSTLREGGAGPGDDEATHASGRPGRGDEVPALRGGGAGAGDDEPTRTSGGPGRGDEVPTLRGGGAGAGDTEPTRASGKPGRGDEASALRGGGGDDEPTRANGRPGLGDDIPTLRGGSATPSDVELIQARGTPRLGDEAPTLRQGGTGPGDDEPTHAVGRPGRGVVEPTPSHRARGPGDDEPTRTETDGRRLGHAGPDTEPMRGMGRSEVTRGPGDDEPTLAMRGPATTPPSRPESGHGEGWRLADEDEPTAVAVPPRVVAADPSITLPLDIEAIESRTAQYGVDTGAPRAASKPNIEATEALDAAKVLVAIEKQAHAARASAPRPEDTVTPAMPSTHPRRAPRETQVGFGIDISQTVSTQAIEARRLELVRAITGEDEAPVVEPERPSGRWLQAPRLGLALALFVGAALVGLFVVWLTVWR
- a CDS encoding GNAT family N-acetyltransferase, whose translation is MRIEHVEKLTAAELSGSDFSFDVEEEAVAPFDGPTLSRTVPVTRYTKRYELEADLVETTDPAQSLIVVARSDGQVAGYILVSRAWNHCAQVDDFAVARSHRRQGLARALMDEAVRWTRERGLQTIRLETQSNNVPACRFYERYGFRLGGFDRYLYSAIPSQPRPEVALFWYLRVSPSPPSGS